The DNA region CAAGAAAAAGTACTATACACACTTGATTCCTCTTGGCCTCAAGTATGGAGAGGTAAACAGAGTTTAAGTACTTTCAGCACAAAAATGTATCTCCCAAGACGTACGTACTTGCCATTGTCTAAAACTACGTAACTGTGATTTGTCATGGGTATCATGCAGCTATTACCGTGGGGAGGAAGGATTACTGCTGAATCTATGAAATTCTTCTCGCCAATTGTAATATGGACCAAGTTCCCTGCCAGCGAGCAAAAGCATCATCTGTTATATTCTGCTTTCGTGGATTATCTCAAGGTAGGTTTCGTAGAtgcaaataattattttcttttcgtATGACAGTAAACGAGATAACCTCAGACCTGCATTTGACTCCTTGTTTTGCCCTCTGGCCTTTTATCTGCAGTCATGGCTTGAACTGATGGATCGGGCATCGGGGGAAACTGATGCTTCTCGGATTATGGTCAATCTCGAAGCACAACACAAATATCTCACTTGGAGAGCTGAAAAGGTAGGTCAAGCTGTTTTCTGTTCTTTTACTTCCAATATTTATCAGAGCTTGGAAAAACTGAGCTTGTGAGTGTGTTTGCAGATTCATCCTCATAATTCATGAAGCCCTTATAGTATTTCTATGATCATTATGGCTTCATATAGATTAATTCTATGAAATCCATGTTATGATAATCCTAGTAAAAGAAAAGTCATCTTATTTGTCATGATGTGAATTTGGTATCAACAATCCGAAAAATCCAAGACTAGGCGTTCTCTTCGTTGATATACCCGAAAAGGACATGTAGCTTGAATATTTCTAGCATGCACGATACGGAATATGGTGTCTTTATTGGGTTTAAGTCTTTAAGATCATTGCTGTATATACTTGTCGAAGAACTCATAACACTGCAAGCCAAGCCTTTTCAACTTTGAAAGTTTCTGATGAAAAGTTGAAAACTCGTACTATCGTACATACAGGATCCCGGCCATCAAGTGCTGAGAAAATTAGTTGGAGAGATTCATGCAAAGGTAAATATCTCGTGGCTAAGCTTCAAAGTGTCTATTAAATCGATAATTCAGTACACTTCATCTTTTCTCACGATGAAATTTGTCCGTCTAGTTCACCCTTCGATTTTTCTGTAGGAAATAATTAAGAGTTTCCTCTTCTCTGGAGTTGATGAACTGGGTAGCAGAACATTCATTGATTACTTCCCTGAGTACAAATGCGATGATGGGACTGTAAATCAGAAGCGCAGTATGATCGGGAAATCATTTCAGAGTCGACCATGGGATACACGAGGTGAGTTCATTGGTGACAGTTTAAGCTAGTGAACATTCGGTAATCACACTACTTTTAGCTTCCTTATATATAAATGAGGACCGATGATGGTTCTCCATTTCCCCCTCCGTGGTGAGTCGTGACTTGAACCCTCAAAACATCTTACCAACTGAGTTGCACTTTGTTTTCTCCTCTCCTACTTGTGTAGATCAGCCTGTCTTCCACGTTTTTTTCTGCATGATAAACGCGTTCACGGCTCGTGTATGACTTAATCTAATCATTTACATATCTTCCAAGAGATGATCATGCCACATTTTTGTAATATCAATAGAGCAAGAGAAATCTTGGTCTCTTATTATGAAGTGTATAATGTTGGAATTTTATGGGAAGATATGTAAAAGCTCTCACTTTTCTCCTTTCTGTAAGACTTAGCAGAAAGAGCGTTTTTTGCACGTATAATATGTAAGgaggggagtgttatattactaactcaatatttaattgctaattataattaaataatagctattagatattcaaatcaagggcctagatcatcaacctcggaatgtcaatacgatcaacaaaaaacatcAATAAGGGTATTGAGGTCAATTTACACCAAATTAGTTGTAAgtaactttaaaaaaatatcccAGAACTTAAaaatgcatataactttctcgattgaAATGATTTTTTAGCACAACATGTATCAAAtgaaagataatttcataaggattctaacgagatctcacttgcatatgttccgatgtcaaaatttgaaaaaaaaatcgaaaatttttataaatttcgtTAACAGCTTTATATGAATACACgacacataatatgtcaatacaatgcttgtataatgtcaatatgaaattgtattgatattgtcatgtctttgtgttgatgtatttcatacactgtattgacattgtgtttctaaattctaaatttgatagttgctattatctttttaatattaaaaaataaaaaacgaaattatacatggcaaattgtagaccgcaagatttctaaaatcctatggtcttaaattagttatagttagtaattaaatatcgagttagcaattgatcaatATTCCTATTATATAGTCGTGCAACCAATATGATTATATTTGGAAAAAGTAAAATAGATAgatattttattcaaataataagCAAGATGTAAATGATAATTTATAAGATTAATCACTATCCATTAAATTAGttgatatattatttttttaattaattcaattagaAAATGTTATGATAGTTAGTCGTATTAAAGGTAGTTATGACATATCCTAAAAATAGTCAATggattataaaattattttatatattttgtgaaaaaataatttagagTTCAAAGTTTAAAATGTTTTCTAGAGgagaaaaaatgattaattttaACTTATTATTTCAGTTTGCAAAGTTATTCTTATATTAATATCTCAATAAGCCTGTATTGATATTCACCGGATAAGATCTACATTATTAATTTTGTGAtggaattatttatattaatattttattaataaataatactccataaattTCCACCATGACACATTTAGCATTAAGTATTTATCAGTTACCAGTAGGATATTACTATTTCTTAGTAGTTTTGtactactaagagcatccacgacCCATGAAAGGGAAGTAGTTCTGTCCCACAGGAGAGTCATGGCGTGAGGCACCGTGCATTGCGGGTGGGAGGTGTCGGGGAGGCCAATGGAGGGGTGGGGCGAGCGTTGTTGGTGCGGCGCGGACGCTTCGGTCTCTAAACTTGAAAAAATATCACCACAAGTCTCTGAAAAATCATTAATCACATTTTAGGTTATTTTCAACTTATTCTTTTCCAATTTGCCCCTAAGTCCATGAGAGCTTATTTAATCTAGATTAACTGATATTTTAAGAATTCAAATctcacactacacatatttttaatttttaatttatataaaaatataatatacatagataataattaaaaaatacacattacatttttaagaaatgattactataaatatttacatatttttaaatACACACAACaaatttactactactaataacaaatcatcatcatcatcattattattattattattattattattattattattattattattactattattattattattattattattattattattatttcccCCCAAGTCCATGAGAGCTTATTTAATCTAgattaattgatattttataattgatATTTTAAGAATTCAAATTTACATACTAATAATAACaaatcatcatcattattattattattattgtaacCGTTACTTTTTCTAATAAATTTAATGTATATACataattaatgtaaattttttgtattttttgttattattatttgggtatatacataaatattataataattatattagatgtagtttttttaatgttttaactaataaaaaaattaatgtttagtttattaaagtaatattataaatgacattaaaattttagcGTACAACTTTAAAGAAATTAAGTATTCTATGTTACATAAAAATTATGAACATAATACTATATAATAAGTggtgtgatcaattgttaactctGTAACAACCCGAGTTTTCGTGCACCTATTTTGAgggtaataaaaaaaatattggacGAAGAGACGATTGGATTTATTTTGATGTTAAGTTGGATTTAATCTTAAGTGAAGGACTTAAGCTTTGTTTGATTGTTTTGCCTCATGGAATTAAAGTTCAAGGGATTTCAAATTTATGAGCTATAATTgttggaaaatagaaattttaaGTAATCAAATAGAGTACTACACATGTGCTACAAGCATACATGTCATATATATACATGAATAAGTGTACAAGTGTTTATTGAAATTTatccaaaagaagaaaaattggAGGTATACCTTAAAATGTAGGAAAACTACCTTTCATGAAAAAGATTACATGGATCTTGGAACAGGTAGAGAAAATATGTCTACCTTACACAAGAATTTTTACTAGAGAGCTAAAAGgagtaaagaaaataaaagtggGGCCCTCAATTACAGAATAAAGCTACTCCTATGCTAGAGAGTAAAACATAGTCAACATTTGGACACAAATAGTCTACACTTGGGAATGCATAGAAGGGTACGCCAACTATGCATATACATATTTTGCTTACATCATGAGTGCTAAATTATGGAATAGAACACTTCTACTTTAATTGCCCCAAAGATCTAGGGCATGGATAGTAGCTAAATTAGGATTTTGGTCAAGAAAGCTACAACACAAATCTTCTATTCTCCTTCCCCGATCTTTCTCGATTTTTGAAGTAGCCACAAAACTCCAAGTGACAGCCATTACCTGCAAAGAAGGATTTCCAAAAGGTCCAAGAAAAAGTGTTTTCAAACAAGTGGAAGGAATCAAATAATCCTTGAAGAAATGCCTCTGCAATGTATCTTCCAAATCCAAATAGGAACAAAGTGGCATAGGATGATGAGCTCAAAATGGTGATTCATATCCTGACTTTAGGAACCAAACAAAATGTAGTATCAGCCAAATGCACCATCCCCACAAATCTTCACAAGTTTGGCATGGGGAGCCTTGTGAGTAAGCACAAAAGTAAGGAGAAGCTCTAGCTCAAAATAGAAGGTGTGAACCCCAAGGGGCAGCCACAAGAAGCCAAGGTTAGTGGCTATATAAAGGACCATCACCCTTCTTATCCCACTACACTCCAACACCCTCTAAGTTTCGAAAGTCAACAAGGAGTGGAGAGGGGAACATGGAGGAGCAGTGGCAGCAAGAGAGCAGCCCCAAAGTATCACCCAAGCTAAGGTAAACTCCACAACACCACCCTTTGCATAGCGTTAGAAATCCCACTTATAGCTTGAAAACTTAGAACCGTAGATGATCAAGAACACATGGATTTTAGAGTTCAATACCATAACTTTCAAATGGAACcgaaaccaaataatgcaccacTGTGAACTAGCCGAACCACCAAGTAATAACATCACATAGCTACTGCCCAAACATCGAACATAATTATGTTAAGTAACAAACTGGATAGAGGGCTTAGCTTAGCATAAGGGGATTCCGGCGAGGGTTCCAGAGAGCCGACAGGAGCAGCGGCGCTGCTGGAGCAGCAGCGCGAGGCAGCGGCAGCTGGTGCCGGCGCCACCGAGTGAAGATACAGAGAAGGGCGATGGTGTCGCTGCCTTCCGGGGAGCTCGACGGAGAGAGAGGGAGCCGACACAGTGAGAGTATCGGCAGAGATGACCGGTGGAGATGGGCAGTTGACGGCGATTTCATTCTTACCGATAAGTGAGAAAGGAGCAAGGCAAATTGGGCTAGAggaatgagttaaataaagtggGCCTCTTTAGATAAAATTAAGGAAATATGGGCCAGTGAGTAGTCAAAGTATTGGGGCCTTTATTTAAGTACAGTTGGGccgaaattattttttttaaatattttttttaaaaaattatctcATATatggaggaaattacaaataaactcctatagaaatgaggaaattacaactgatgtcaaaaGGGCTcaaactcggcacctcatacaataatatctaagctccttgccgctaggtcATAGGCTCTGGACCAGTTGGGCCGAAATTAAATAAGGAGTGAGCTGCCTGGATTTAATTTAGTTTGGGCTACGGAATTTG from Salvia splendens isolate huo1 chromosome 9, SspV2, whole genome shotgun sequence includes:
- the LOC121749680 gene encoding phytochromobilin:ferredoxin oxidoreductase, chloroplastic-like, which produces MVSTPYSLSSLRMISTVSNNPSFQPTNSFPTNLGSRKWSNVSARMRPAMAEATSSLTYQKFVQFALEETRNHTHLAPSSLQERFGSLSAMDGRTQLQVQSFESPKIRLLRSLSIEGSDGMQVLDFAIFPRAEFDLPIFCANFFTTSAINIVVLDLNPLHDVISQHDYKKKYYTHLIPLGLKYGELLPWGGRITAESMKFFSPIVIWTKFPASEQKHHLLYSAFVDYLKSWLELMDRASGETDASRIMVNLEAQHKYLTWRAEKDPGHQVLRKLVGEIHAKEIIKSFLFSGVDELGSRTFIDYFPEYKCDDGTVNQKRSMIGKSFQSRPWDTRGEFIGDSLS